The Rhodospirillales bacterium genome includes the window TACCCGGCCAGCCACAGCCACCACACCCCGCCCGTTACACCAAACGGCACGGAGAGCATAATCAGCAATGTGCGATCCCAGCGACCAAAATGCAGGTAAAGCAACGTCAAGATAATCAGCAACGTGGCTGGAACCGCCATTTTCAGACGCTCATTCGCTTCTTGCATCTGTTCGAACTGCCCGGAGAGTTTAAGCGTGTAGCCTTGCGGCAATTCCAGCGTTTTCAGTTTTTCCTGCAAATCAGCAATGTAGGAACCAAGATCCCGGCCCTCAATATCCACGAACACCCAGCCATTGAGCCGCGCATCTTCGGATTTTATCATGGACGGCCCCTCGGCAATACGGATTTCAGCGAGATCAGCCAATGGAATTTGTGCACCCTGCGGCGTGGGAATAAGGATATTATCCAGTTCCGTTACATGCTCGCGGAACGGCCTGTCGTAGCGCAGCATGATCGGATAACGCTCCCGCCCTTCCACAGCTTCATCAAGCTGCATCCCGCCCAGCGCCGTTTGTATCACCCGCTGAACCATACCAAGCGATATGCCGTAGCGGGCAATCTCCCGGCGGTTGGGCACAATCTCGATATATTTTCCGCCAACAACCCGGTCGGCAATGGCGCTGCGCGTGCCCGGCACAGTGCGGACCAGCCCCTCGACCTGTTTGGCAATCCCGTCGATCTTGTTCAAATCGGTTCCGGCTACCTTGATCCCGACCGGGGTACGGATTCCTGTGGTCAACATATCGAGGCGGATTTTGATCGGATAGCCCCAACTATCCATCATCCCCGGCAGGCCGACGCGCTCATTGAGATCGGCGATCAGTTTTTGCGGCGTCATCCCCTTGCGCCATTCAGACCGGGGTTTGAGTTCAATCCATGTTTCAATCATCGCCAGTGGCGCGGGGTCGGTAGCCGAATTGGAACGGCCCGCTTTACCAAATACATGTTCGACCTCAGGCACCGTCATGATCTGGCGGTTGGTAACCTGCAAAATCTCCCTTGCTTTGGTGACCGACACGCCCGGCAGAGACATCGGCATATAAAGCAACCCGCCCTCATAAAGCGGCGGCATGAACTCGCTGCCCAAACGCGAGGCCGGAAGCGCGGTGCTGACCAAAGCAATAAGAGCCAGCACAATCGTTGTCTTGCGCCATTCCAAAGCCGCATTCAAAAATGGTTTATACAAAGCAATAAAGAAACGATTGGTCGGGTTTTCATCTTCGCGACGGATTTTGCCGCGCACCAGCCAGAGCAGCAGCACCGGCACCACTGTCACCGATAACAATGCAGCAGCAGCCATGGCATAAGTCTTGGTAAAAGCCAGCGGCGTGAACAGCCGCGCCGATTGCCCGGTCAGGGCAAAAACCGGAAAGAAAGACACGGTAATAATCAACAGGGAGAAAAATAACCCCGGCCCAACTTCTTTGGCGGCTTGTATGAGTGCTTTTTGTTTTTCCTCCTTATCTGCCTCCGCCCCCATGCCGGATAATTTCCGGTGGGCATTCTCCACCATCACAATCGACGCATCCACCATCGCACCAATGGCAATCGCAATTCCGCCCAGCGACATGATATTGGCCGTAATCCCCTGCGCATTCATCACAATAAAGGCGGCAAGGATACCGAGCGGAATGGTGATAATGGCGACCAAAGCGCTGCGGGCATGAAGTAAAAACAGAAAGGTAATGAGTGCAACCATCAGGCTTTCTTCAATCAATTTATGTTTAAGGTACTCGACCGAGCCTTCAATCAATTCACTGCGGTCGTAAACGGTTTTGATTTCCACACCGTCTGGCAACCCTTGTTTCACACTTTCCAGCCGCGCTTTGACATTATGGATGACATCCAGAGCATTGGCACCGGGGCGCATAACAACAATGCCGCCTACCGCTTCCCCCACACCGTTGAGTTCCGTTACGCCGCGACGGAGCGCCGGGCCTTCCACCACGCGCGCCACATCACCAACTGTAATGGGCGTTCCATCTATGCTTTTTAGAACAGCTTGCTGCAAATCTTCCGGTTTGTTTACATAGCCGAGAGAGCGGATCAGATATTCCGTTTCGGCCATTTCCAGCGTCCGGCCCCCGGTTTCTTGATTGGCAGAGCGCACAGCTTCGATCACTGTTTGCAAAGGAATGTCAAAGGCGCGCAGTTTGTTAGGATCGACCAGGACCTGATATTCCTTCACAAACCCGCCGACACTGGCCACTTCCGCCACACCGGCAACGGTCGCCAGTTCAAAGCGCACAAACCAGTCCTGCAAGCTACGCAATTCCGAAAGATCATGCTGGCCCGTGCGGTCATACAATGCATATTGAAACACCCAGCCCACGCCCGTTGCATCCGGCCCGAGTTGCGGCTCTACGCCTTCGGGCAACATACCGCGTACCTGCGAGAGATATTCCAACGTGCGGCTCCGCGCCCAATACATATCCACGTTATCTTCAAAAACGATATAGACGAACGACGTGCCGAACATCGAAAAGCCTCGCACGACTTTTGTTTTGGGCAGCGAGAGCATCTGTGTGGAGAGCGGATAGGTCACCTGATCCTCAACCACCTGAGGAGCTTGCCCCGGCCAGTCTGTGCGAATAATCACCTGTGTGTCGGACAGGTCGGGAATGGCATCCAACGGGATTTTCGTTACCGCCGCCATTCCCGTCACAAATAAGGCCAAAGCGCCTAGCATGACAAAAAACTGATGGGTCACTGACCAATCGATAACCTTGGCCGCGAAGCTCTGGGAAGGATCATGAATATGATTATTGTCCATGATGATGCTCCATTCCCGCCATGCCGCCGCGCAGATTGCTTTCGGCATCCAGCATAAATTGCCCGGAGGTCACAATCCGCTGGCCGTGAGAGAGGCCGCTTTTAATCTCGGTCAGACCGTCCGCCGTAATTCCCGTTTCCACCATGACAGGTTTAAAATATCCATCGCCCGCGTCTTCTATGACATATGCACCCATCTCCCCATACAGAACGGCCTCCACCGGAACGGCGAGGCGTGATTGCACATCGGCATTGAAGACAACATCCACGTAAGTGTCGGATTTTAACGTTCCATCCGGGTTGTCCAAAAGCAGGCGCACCTGAACTGTGCGGCTTTGCGGATCATCCACGGGATCGATAAAATCCACGGTCGTTTCGTAATGCTCTCCTGTTTCCGGCACGGTTATAGTGGCGGGCATTCCTTTTTCCAGAAATTGCACATCACGCACCGGCACATCTGCATTGACCCAGAGCTTGGAAAAGTCCTGCAATTTTAAAACACTGCCGCCTTCATTCACATGCGCGCCTTTACGCACATTGAGCATTGTCACCGTACCGTCAGCCGGTGCATAAAACGGTGTTTCTTCCAGGAACTTGCCTTGCTTTTTGAGCTCTGCGATCCCCTTGTCATCCATACCGTACAGGCGCAGACGTTGCTCCGCATTGCCGATCCGGCTGCCAATAAGAAAATCCGATTGTGCACTCATCAAGTCAGGGCTGTAATAGGTAAACAACAGATCGCCTTTTTTGACCGTATCGCCGACGGCCGCCACAGGCAGGCCAACAATCCAGCCTTTGGTACGCACATCCACGGCATATTCCAATCGTGTGCTGGGCGCGATTTTTCCAAAGGCACGGATGTTCCGGCCAAAATCGTGATGCATCGCTTCCGCAGTTCTAACACCAAGAGTTTGAACGTAAGACGGATCAATATGAAATGCGCCTTCAGCGGCGGCTGCGCTGTGACCTTCGTGGTCTGCGCCATCCGGCGCTTCGGCTACTTTCGGTACCAGCGTCATACCGCAAATCGGGCACGTATCGCCTTCCTCCCCGCTGATATGCGGGTGCATCGGGCATATATAGATGTCCTCTGCTGCCAGTGCAGATGGGACAAACGCAAATAAGAATAGAATGAAAAATAAAACACGCATAATAAATCTCCTTTCCTAAGGTTGAAAAAAACAGGAAAAGAGGCGTGTTTAAATTCTAAAACGCTGCGTGGTGAGTATCAGGGGAGGTTCGTTAGGCGTTCGCCCGGCTCCATCAGGCGGGCCGCGAATGCCGTGAATATCAGTGGGCTGAAAACTGTAATCGGTGGTTAAATCAGCCCATGCGAAATGAATAATGTCCAGGGATTGATCCGGCTGCGGTACATCGGCCTGTACACTTGGCTGAAACAAATCTACGCCCATACAGTCCAGCGCCATCATCGGGCTTGATTTTTTACTTTCTTTCGATTGATGGCAGGGCTTTTCTTCTGCCGCTTGCGCCCCCTTCATAGGACAAAACGGCATCGCGCACGTCAGTATCGGCGTGAGCATCAAAAACGTCATCAATCCAAGCAAAATATTGCGCATGGGTCTCATAATACACTATTCGGATAAAAAAGTCTTAAAGTTACTAAAGATTGTTCATACTAGAGATTATCGTATTTTCACCTGCCCAAAGGACGGGAAAACAGGGGCTAGAGAAAAAGGTGAGAAATGAGGGTGAGAAGGTGTTCTCTGCTGTCCTTCGAACTGAAGGCATTCGGGAAGCGCCGCGGTGTGCGGGGCTGAGGCGTATAAAATCTGGAATATCGGGAAATTATGGACTAAATGGCAGGGGATGCAATCGAACAATAATTATTCTCCAGAGAGCAAAAAACCTTGAAAACCATAATGTTATGGTTTATGGTTTATAGATGAATTATGATGTTTTAACGCAAAATAAACGAGTTTTAGACAAGTACAGGCCACTCCCAGATGCTCTGGTCAATAATCTGGACGAATGGTTTCGTGTTGAACTTACATATACGAGCAACGCTATTGAAGGCAACACACTCACCCGCCGTGAAACAGCGCTGGTTGTTGAGAAAGGCCTGACTGTCGGGGGTAAATCATTAATAGAGCATTTGGAGGCCACTAATCACGCGCAGGCTCTTGACTGGGTTAAGGATCAGGTCGATCGCAAGCCTCAGGCTTTGACAGAGGACGATATTCTCAAAATCCACAATATAATCCTGAAAGGCATCGATGATGAAAATGCAGGACACTACCGCAACGTCCCTGTGCGTATTTCCGGCTCATCTGTTGTTTTGCCCAACCCAGCCAAAGTTCCTAATTTAATGGCTGATATGCAAGCATGGCTAAGGTCCGAAAAAAAACTACATCCTGTTGAATTGGCTGCTGAAGCACATTATCGCTTAGTCACAATCCATCCTTTTGTTGATGGTAACGGCCGAACAGCACGCCTATTGATGAATATGATTTTGATGATGGAGGGCTATCCTCCTGCCATTATTCGAAAACGTGACCGTTTGGCCTATATCGGTGCCCTTGAAAAAGCGCAATTGGGTGACTCCAAACAAGATTATTTTAAGCTTATAAGCAAAGCCGTTGACCGTTCGCTTGATATTTATCTAAAGGCCATAAACGGTGAAACAGATACGCAGAGTATTGAGCCAAAACTTATGAAGATTGGGGAGATTGCTAAAGCTGTTAATGAAAATAACTCCACCATCCGCCATTGGACAAAAGAAGGACTACTTGAGGTGGCTGAAACTACCAAATCAGGATACCAGCTTTATGCGCCAGACATGATCGCGCGCGTAGAAAAAATTCACAAGCTGAAAGACCAGCGCTACAGCCTACAAGAAATAAAACAACTGCTAGAGAAAAGTTAGCGAAGATTGTTTGGTTGATGGCAGGGGCGACAGGATTCGAACCTGCGACCTACGGTTTTGGAGTTATATTAACATAACTATTATAGGTGCTTGTCGATTACTGTCAGTTCCTTAGTTTATAACAGTTTGCCCAGCACCGCAATTCCTCTCCTTTACCCTAAATTCCTGCCCTGTCCTCGCGGTTATTGAGCAAAAACGTTACCTCCGCGTTACCTTGGAGTGCCCAATAACCGCGGGTCTTTCTGTTCTAACAGTAACGCCTCATTATAAATGCGTTCTCTGTCCAACTTGTGCTGACGGAAAACAGTCAGAGGGCTCCACATTTCAGGCATCCTCCTGAAGATCTGACCGCAGATTCGGACAAGAAAAGACATAAAAGTTGATTTTACGAAAACAGTGTGCAATAAAGTTGCAACAAATAAGGAGAGAATTAAAATGAGTAATCGTTGGACTATTGGGGATCTGGATCCAGCCCGTTTATTTGAGGTTGATTACAACCGTGATGTTGAGACATCGTCACGCTTTTGTTGGCCGATTCCCAATATGCTTGACGAAAATGGAGAGCCAAAGTTTCAAGATCCTGACATATTTACCAAACAGGAAAATGGCTCAGATAAAATCGATTCTAAAACAAGTAGAAAAGATTACAGGCTTCGGTTTCACAATCACAAAGATAACGCCTCCCAAGGGGTTAAAATTGATGGGACAGGCAGTATCATGCTTATGTCACCAAGCGATTCCAAAGCAATCAAAATCAAAGAAATTATACACTCTTGTGGCGCAGACCAGCCTGATTGTTCTCCTAATAAAATTACGGCAGCTTTGCAGAGAATATATCTTGAAACAGGCATTGGTGACCGCTGGAACGCTTCGCTTTCGGATATAAATAAAAAGTATGACCCCACAGATGATGTCGAAAATGGCTATTTTGGTAGATTTATCTACAAAAATGAAATATCGGCTGCCATATACTTGAAAGGAAGCGGTTCTTTCGACGGGCCAGCTGACGGTGACCAAACTTTTTCAAACGGAACATTCATTGTTTTCCCCGGGAAAACAATCGAGCAAGCAAAGGAAATGATTGAAAATTATGACCCGCTGAACCCCGATAAATCCAAGAAAGGGGCCAAACAGGTCGCATATGATGTTTTTTTGCAAACTAGGCGCCTGCCCGATGGATCTCCTATCACGCCGGCAGAGCTTATACATCAAGATAAACCGAAACGTAGATATCATAAACCGACTGCTATTGCCGGGTTTCAGGATTATCCGCCAGAAATTGAGACTGTCGAACATAGATGGATTGAAAACATTCGGAAAATTTTTGAATTGCACGGATACCCGATTATAAGAACAAGGTCAGTTGAAGAGTTATCCGTGCTGGTGCTGGAAGAAAACACGGAGAACGAGAAAAGCCGTATATTCGAGATCAGTTCAGCTTTTGCACACGCCTCAGCACAAAAAGGCCCAACCCTTGGTTTGCGTTTTGATCATACAGGCCCTCTTGCACGCTACATTGCTGAAAACACCGCTTTGGGAACAATCCCTTTACCATTCAAAAGTGCAAGAATTGGCCCTGTTTGGCGATCACAAGATATCACTAGGGGAATGCATAGAGAATTTGTTCAAGCAGATATTGATGTTGTTGGTGATGGCTCTCTACCCTTGGAGTATGATGCCGAATTCCCGCGCATTATGTGTGAAGTAGCTGATGCCGTTGGGTTGGGCACGATTGAACTAGGAATTAGTAACAGAAAGATTACTCAAGGCTTCTTTTCGTCTCTGGGATTAGACAAAGAAAAGGCCAAAAAAGTTATTGGAATCATTGGAAATGTAAACACTCTTGGCTTTCAGGGGATTCAAGCCCAATTACATCAAGATTTAGGCCTCGATAGAGAAATTGCTGCCCGTTGTATTGATTTTGCAAAAATCAGAACATCGTATGGCACTTTCAAGAATGAAATTAGGAAAGTTTGCGGCACTAACCAATTACTTGAGGAAGGGATTGCCGAACTCCAGCAAGTTATGGAACTCTTGCAAGACATCCCAGGAAACATGGTTCACGCCGATATGTCTGTCGTGCGAGGAATGGAGTACTATACGGGAACTGTTTACGAAGGAAGATGTACCCGAAACCCTGCTTATCCTCCCATTATTGTGGGAGGAAGATATGATAATCTGGTTAGCCATTTTATGGCGCAAAGTCGCCCTGGCGTTGGGGCCTCGCTGGATATTACGCGAGCAATTGATCTACTGAGAGATTCCGGCTGTTTTGAAGTAGGGGCTGCATCTCCGACAAAGATCCTGATCATATGTGCGTCCTCCCAAAATCTCTTAGAAGGAGAACGTCTTGCTGGAGAAATCAGGAAAAAAGGCATCCCTGCCGAAATAGATTATAGATGTGGGGATGTTGAGCATGGACGCCAATACGCTAAAGAAAGGGGCATTCCTGAAATCATGAGAATTAACGGCTCTTGTGACACAGTGACCATTGAAGAAACCACATCAGGAAAAACCAGAAAGATGGTTTTCAATCAATGGAATCCGGCCTAAGCGGCTTGTCGCAGCCATAACTCGCGGACGATAAGGTTTAAAAATCTCAACTGGTAAGATTTCCATTTAAATGGAAGAAATTTGTTACATACTCTCCAGTTTAGCAAGATAACCTGCTTCACTTAAAATATCCCTGACTTGATGGAAAATTTGAGTAGCCTTCTCTGGATTCCCTGCGAAAATTTTATCGTACCATCCACCTGCCATATATGGCACAGAAGTTCCATCTGTATAACGAATGGCAGAACTAAGAAATTGGTCTTTCAAGAAATAAATGTCCCACTTCCACGACTCAGGATAAACTTTGCCACGAAACAAAACACCAACATGTGTCTCAAACCCCATAGACTGGAAACGGTACATAGCCGACTCATTACCAATAAAAGCCACCATGTGAAGCGAAACAGGAACATCTGGTAGAAATTCAAGTAATTTTTCACCAACATATTTACTACCTTCTCCAGTACCCATACAGTCGTCAAAAACAGCCAGTCTAATTTTTGTCCCTCGTTTCTGGAACATTTTCCGCGCTATTTCTGCGACATCATTGATCTGCTCATCCAGCGGCCTGCCTTTGCTCGTTCCTAATTTGAAAGTGGAATAGAAAGGGTCCGACGGATCATCCAGCAAATGCGCCAAACGAACATTAGGGGTATTCTCGGCAACAAGATATCCGTAATTTTCCTTATGAAGACTATTAAGGTCCCTCATGGCATATTCACCATTACAGCCTTGCGAAACCATAATGTCATACATTCTATTTGCGTTCTTCAATTGAAAGGCCAGTTGTGCGCACGCATGTTCCCAATTGATCAAATTCACGTCAACACGCTTGAGGTCGATACATTTGACTGAATCAAGAATGAGAGACCAGACTTTTTCAAGAAGATCCTCAGTCTCTTCTTGAGGGGCATCAATTTCCTTGGAAATTCTTTTAAGGTGAATCGATAAATCATCAAAAAGATACAAGTGTTCAATTGGTGAAGTCTCTTTATTCATACCGTTTCCTTTACAGTTTTCTCAAAAGATCGAGAGGTTTGGCTTTTTCTGTCAGGCTTAACTTATATCACGACGAACAGTTGCGGCGTGAGCATGGTTCATAAGCCCTTCTGTCTTCCCAAAAGCCTCAACAGTCGGAGCAATTCTGTTCATTGCCTCGGAGCTCAAATATGCTCTGGTTGCATGGCGGAAGAATTGTCTGCTGGTGATACCTGAATAAGAGCGAGCAAAACCGTTCGTAGGAAGCACAGCTGTGATACCAACACAATAATTGGCTGCAGAAAAGGGAATATTCTTACCAATAAGAAGTTCCGCAGCGCCAGTCAACTTGTCAGCCAACGGCTTAGCTTTCTCTTCTTCCATATAGACCATTAAGTGTTCGGGATGAAATTCATTGGCAAAACCAATCATGGCATCCGTGTTTTCGAACAGCACGATTGCCGCATTACCTTTCCGCGACACCTCTTCATATATTTCGTCTTTCCCAAAGAGTTCAAGAGCCTCTTGTTCCAAGGCTTTTTGCAACTTGTCGGCCGCATCTTTATTTGTAGTCAACGCATATGTATACGAATCTTTACCATGTTCTGTTTCAGTGAGTACGTCACGTGCCAAAATATCAGCTTCCTGATCCGTTATACCATCAAAAACGATAAGTGAATCCGAAGGACCAATACCAGGCTGGGTCACAAGACCATAACGTGCGGCATTCAGCATAGTCAGAGCTACAATATCAGGTCCCGGGCCAAAAACAGCATTAACCTTTCCATGTCTCCAATTTCCGGTCGCAGCCGCAGCGATCACTGTCAGAGCATTACCACAAACAACATCCGTTGCTCCAGCGATATGACCTGCTGCGATGGTCGCAGCATTCGGTTTTCCATCAGGGCCCGGGGGTGTTGCAAGAATAATTTGTTTTACTCCAGCAGCAGCTGCTGCTGAACAAAGCATGATAGCAGTCGAAACAAGCGGTGCTTTTCTGGCTGGCGCCCACAAAAGAACTTTCTCAAAAGGAAATGCACGTTCCCCTACTTCATGCCCATCACTTAGGGACATATCCCAACCCGTCATACTGTCAGCAATTTTTTTGTTTACAGCATCAATATTCTTAGTTGCGCCTTGAATGGCATCAGCGATATCGGAATCCAGTCCCTGC containing:
- a CDS encoding efflux RND transporter periplasmic adaptor subunit, which gives rise to MRVLFFILFLFAFVPSALAAEDIYICPMHPHISGEEGDTCPICGMTLVPKVAEAPDGADHEGHSAAAAEGAFHIDPSYVQTLGVRTAEAMHHDFGRNIRAFGKIAPSTRLEYAVDVRTKGWIVGLPVAAVGDTVKKGDLLFTYYSPDLMSAQSDFLIGSRIGNAEQRLRLYGMDDKGIAELKKQGKFLEETPFYAPADGTVTMLNVRKGAHVNEGGSVLKLQDFSKLWVNADVPVRDVQFLEKGMPATITVPETGEHYETTVDFIDPVDDPQSRTVQVRLLLDNPDGTLKSDTYVDVVFNADVQSRLAVPVEAVLYGEMGAYVIEDAGDGYFKPVMVETGITADGLTEIKSGLSHGQRIVTSGQFMLDAESNLRGGMAGMEHHHGQ
- a CDS encoding efflux RND transporter permease subunit, whose translation is MDNNHIHDPSQSFAAKVIDWSVTHQFFVMLGALALFVTGMAAVTKIPLDAIPDLSDTQVIIRTDWPGQAPQVVEDQVTYPLSTQMLSLPKTKVVRGFSMFGTSFVYIVFEDNVDMYWARSRTLEYLSQVRGMLPEGVEPQLGPDATGVGWVFQYALYDRTGQHDLSELRSLQDWFVRFELATVAGVAEVASVGGFVKEYQVLVDPNKLRAFDIPLQTVIEAVRSANQETGGRTLEMAETEYLIRSLGYVNKPEDLQQAVLKSIDGTPITVGDVARVVEGPALRRGVTELNGVGEAVGGIVVMRPGANALDVIHNVKARLESVKQGLPDGVEIKTVYDRSELIEGSVEYLKHKLIEESLMVALITFLFLLHARSALVAIITIPLGILAAFIVMNAQGITANIMSLGGIAIAIGAMVDASIVMVENAHRKLSGMGAEADKEEKQKALIQAAKEVGPGLFFSLLIITVSFFPVFALTGQSARLFTPLAFTKTYAMAAAALLSVTVVPVLLLWLVRGKIRREDENPTNRFFIALYKPFLNAALEWRKTTIVLALIALVSTALPASRLGSEFMPPLYEGGLLYMPMSLPGVSVTKAREILQVTNRQIMTVPEVEHVFGKAGRSNSATDPAPLAMIETWIELKPRSEWRKGMTPQKLIADLNERVGLPGMMDSWGYPIKIRLDMLTTGIRTPVGIKVAGTDLNKIDGIAKQVEGLVRTVPGTRSAIADRVVGGKYIEIVPNRREIARYGISLGMVQRVIQTALGGMQLDEAVEGRERYPIMLRYDRPFREHVTELDNILIPTPQGAQIPLADLAEIRIAEGPSMIKSEDARLNGWVFVDIEGRDLGSYIADLQEKLKTLELPQGYTLKLSGQFEQMQEANERLKMAVPATLLIILTLLYLHFGRWDRTLLIMLSVPFGVTGGVWWLWLAGYHLSVAVAVGFIALAGIAVETAIVMLIYLDQQMRDHWPDSFEGLLENVRRGAVQRVRPKMMTVSVIILGLIPIFLTEGPGSDVMRRIALPMVGGMISTTILTLILIPVLYAAYMQWKLKLPTQTERKD
- a CDS encoding Fic family protein, coding for MNYDVLTQNKRVLDKYRPLPDALVNNLDEWFRVELTYTSNAIEGNTLTRRETALVVEKGLTVGGKSLIEHLEATNHAQALDWVKDQVDRKPQALTEDDILKIHNIILKGIDDENAGHYRNVPVRISGSSVVLPNPAKVPNLMADMQAWLRSEKKLHPVELAAEAHYRLVTIHPFVDGNGRTARLLMNMILMMEGYPPAIIRKRDRLAYIGALEKAQLGDSKQDYFKLISKAVDRSLDIYLKAINGETDTQSIEPKLMKIGEIAKAVNENNSTIRHWTKEGLLEVAETTKSGYQLYAPDMIARVEKIHKLKDQRYSLQEIKQLLEKS
- the hisD gene encoding histidinol dehydrogenase yields the protein MFPIVNFPLESESEILNALTMRKQPPSDNMEGVVRKAYNEVAQKGEQAIVEYTREHDHSGFEESGIFVLRSYVEECVQGLDSDIADAIQGATKNIDAVNKKIADSMTGWDMSLSDGHEVGERAFPFEKVLLWAPARKAPLVSTAIMLCSAAAAAGVKQIILATPPGPDGKPNAATIAAGHIAGATDVVCGNALTVIAAAATGNWRHGKVNAVFGPGPDIVALTMLNAARYGLVTQPGIGPSDSLIVFDGITDQEADILARDVLTETEHGKDSYTYALTTNKDAADKLQKALEQEALELFGKDEIYEEVSRKGNAAIVLFENTDAMIGFANEFHPEHLMVYMEEEKAKPLADKLTGAAELLIGKNIPFSAANYCVGITAVLPTNGFARSYSGITSRQFFRHATRAYLSSEAMNRIAPTVEAFGKTEGLMNHAHAATVRRDIS
- a CDS encoding histidine--tRNA ligase family protein encodes the protein MSNRWTIGDLDPARLFEVDYNRDVETSSRFCWPIPNMLDENGEPKFQDPDIFTKQENGSDKIDSKTSRKDYRLRFHNHKDNASQGVKIDGTGSIMLMSPSDSKAIKIKEIIHSCGADQPDCSPNKITAALQRIYLETGIGDRWNASLSDINKKYDPTDDVENGYFGRFIYKNEISAAIYLKGSGSFDGPADGDQTFSNGTFIVFPGKTIEQAKEMIENYDPLNPDKSKKGAKQVAYDVFLQTRRLPDGSPITPAELIHQDKPKRRYHKPTAIAGFQDYPPEIETVEHRWIENIRKIFELHGYPIIRTRSVEELSVLVLEENTENEKSRIFEISSAFAHASAQKGPTLGLRFDHTGPLARYIAENTALGTIPLPFKSARIGPVWRSQDITRGMHREFVQADIDVVGDGSLPLEYDAEFPRIMCEVADAVGLGTIELGISNRKITQGFFSSLGLDKEKAKKVIGIIGNVNTLGFQGIQAQLHQDLGLDREIAARCIDFAKIRTSYGTFKNEIRKVCGTNQLLEEGIAELQQVMELLQDIPGNMVHADMSVVRGMEYYTGTVYEGRCTRNPAYPPIIVGGRYDNLVSHFMAQSRPGVGASLDITRAIDLLRDSGCFEVGAASPTKILIICASSQNLLEGERLAGEIRKKGIPAEIDYRCGDVEHGRQYAKERGIPEIMRINGSCDTVTIEETTSGKTRKMVFNQWNPA